A single genomic interval of Bacillota bacterium harbors:
- a CDS encoding thioredoxin, which produces MIEVSRDTYEDEVLKSELPVLVDFWGPRCAPCLAMMPEVEKMAEEYQGRVKFCKVNSKDNRRLVVELKVMALPTFLFYKGGEVVGKLIGAEVTKENIVAKLEELVA; this is translated from the coding sequence ATGATTGAGGTATCCCGTGATACTTATGAAGATGAAGTCCTTAAGTCAGAACTCCCGGTGCTGGTGGATTTTTGGGGCCCGCGCTGTGCTCCTTGTTTGGCCATGATGCCGGAAGTGGAAAAGATGGCGGAAGAATACCAAGGCCGGGTGAAGTTCTGCAAAGTAAACAGTAAGGACAACCGCCGATTGGTGGTGGAGCTTAAAGTGATGGCTCTGCCCACATTCTTGTTTTATAAGGGAGGTGAAGTGGTAGGTAAACTTATCGGGGCCGAGGTGACTAAGGAGAACATTGTGGCTAAGCTTGAGGAGTTGGTTGCTTAA
- a CDS encoding beta-aspartyl-peptidase: MRLELGKITVRDLDFGPETKVEAGTLYVNQDELATLVVEDPTIKSCTVHLAKPGEEIRIIPVKDVIEPRCKVSGPGGLFPGFVSKVDTVGSGRTHVLSGAAVVTTGKIVGFQEGIIDMTGPGADYTPFSKTYNVVLEMEPVEGLAQHEHEKAVRLAGLKAAAYLGEAAKEMEPDVIE; this comes from the coding sequence ATGCGGTTGGAATTAGGGAAGATCACCGTCCGTGACTTGGATTTTGGTCCGGAAACCAAGGTGGAAGCCGGCACGTTGTATGTCAACCAAGACGAGCTGGCCACCTTAGTTGTGGAAGATCCAACTATTAAGTCCTGCACCGTACATTTGGCCAAACCTGGGGAAGAGATCCGCATCATCCCGGTAAAAGATGTCATCGAACCCCGCTGCAAAGTAAGCGGTCCCGGCGGTCTGTTCCCTGGATTTGTCAGTAAGGTGGACACGGTAGGCAGCGGTCGAACCCATGTTCTGTCCGGTGCGGCGGTGGTGACCACCGGAAAAATTGTAGGCTTTCAGGAAGGTATTATCGATATGACCGGTCCGGGAGCCGACTACACACCTTTTTCCAAGACGTACAACGTGGTGCTGGAGATGGAGCCAGTGGAGGGCTTAGCCCAGCATGAGCACGAGAAGGCTGTGCGGTTGGCCGGGCTCAAGGCAGCGGCCTATCTGGGTGAAGCCGCCAAAGAGATGGAGCCGGATGTAATTGAG